A stretch of Alphaproteobacteria bacterium DNA encodes these proteins:
- a CDS encoding glycosyltransferase family 4 protein — MSNLRILQVIPEIKMGGVERVTLDMAAALRKIYPTTYVAAKRGDLLPVLENLGATHFPLPLTTKNPIQIIRNGYNLAKIIREYNIDVIHARSRAPAWSALLAARLTKTPLVTTYHGAYHSTNKLKTFYNSVMARGDRIIAISDFIYKTIEHHHPQALSKVSLIREGIDLDEFNPHTITSSEVEHLKKEWRIPPTATVFLVPGRVSRLKGQSIFIDAIRRLSNPNIVGVILGENQENSSYPAEIRHQSEGLPIRLIPYISKPKIAYAAADFIVSPSLVEEAFGRITAEAGAMERIIIATNQGATPEICIPQKTGFLVQPGNSRALADAMIQVMKMSPQDCQIMGENARQYISDHFSLSRMCTETINLYKELVE; from the coding sequence ATGTCGAACTTAAGAATATTACAGGTCATACCCGAAATAAAAATGGGCGGCGTGGAGCGGGTAACCCTCGATATGGCTGCAGCTTTACGAAAAATTTACCCTACCACTTATGTTGCTGCGAAAAGAGGGGACCTTCTGCCTGTATTAGAAAATCTGGGGGCAACTCACTTCCCCCTGCCCCTTACAACTAAAAATCCTATTCAAATCATTCGAAATGGCTATAACTTAGCCAAAATAATTCGAGAGTATAATATAGATGTGATTCATGCTCGTTCGCGAGCCCCAGCTTGGAGCGCCCTTCTCGCCGCCCGACTTACGAAAACACCCCTAGTTACGACGTATCATGGTGCATATCACTCAACAAACAAATTGAAAACATTTTATAATTCTGTCATGGCGCGCGGTGATCGTATCATCGCAATTTCGGATTTTATTTACAAAACTATTGAACATCATCACCCACAAGCTCTTTCAAAAGTAAGTTTGATCCGTGAGGGCATTGATCTTGATGAATTTAATCCGCATACCATTACGTCTTCCGAGGTTGAGCATTTGAAAAAGGAATGGCGCATCCCCCCTACAGCAACAGTTTTCTTAGTTCCGGGACGTGTATCACGTCTGAAAGGCCAAAGCATTTTTATCGATGCCATTCGACGCCTTAGTAATCCTAATATTGTTGGTGTTATCCTTGGAGAAAACCAAGAAAATTCCTCCTACCCTGCCGAAATTAGACACCAATCTGAAGGCCTACCCATTCGCCTTATCCCTTACATATCAAAACCAAAAATTGCTTATGCCGCTGCCGACTTTATTGTATCGCCATCTCTTGTGGAAGAAGCATTTGGGCGTATTACAGCTGAAGCTGGGGCCATGGAACGGATTATTATTGCCACAAACCAAGGAGCCACCCCGGAAATCTGCATCCCTCAAAAGACAGGGTTCCTTGTTCAACCTGGCAATTCAAGAGCCTTAGCCGATGCCATGATTCAAGTCATGAAAATGTCCCCCCAAGATTGCCAAATCATGGGGGAAAACGCGCGTCAATATATTTCTGATCACTTTTCTCTTTCCCGTATGTGTACTGAAACCATTAATTTGTATAAGGAACTTGTCGAATGA
- the mltG gene encoding endolytic transglycosylase MltG, which produces MRSKIVTFFLTLSLASLGCVIILWAPGGALAPGPNNQDVTILIEKGSGLTATADALVSQGVVKYPWGFVAAVIFADKKGALKAGEYLIPAQARPIDIAHILASGKVIVHQVTIPEGLTVTQIIKIVKDVDNLSGEIIRIPEEGALLPETYSYVRGESREKVLSHMRRAMTQALKEVWGSRSADFPLKSPEDLLVLASIIEKETGVAAERPRVAAVFLNRLKKGMKLQSDPTVIYGLTRGEKPLGRLLTLNDLKHVSDYNTYVIPALPPKPIACPGLKSLQSVVSPAKTPDVYFVADGTGGHAFSATYDQHLQNVKEWRKVQKTD; this is translated from the coding sequence ATGAGAAGCAAAATTGTAACATTTTTCTTGACGTTAAGCCTTGCCTCATTAGGGTGCGTGATCATTTTATGGGCTCCAGGGGGAGCATTAGCTCCCGGTCCAAACAATCAAGACGTAACAATTCTTATCGAAAAAGGCAGCGGTTTAACAGCGACAGCAGATGCTCTTGTTTCACAAGGCGTGGTTAAATATCCGTGGGGATTTGTGGCTGCTGTCATTTTTGCGGATAAGAAGGGGGCTCTTAAGGCAGGCGAGTATCTCATCCCGGCTCAAGCGCGGCCTATCGATATTGCGCACATACTGGCCAGTGGCAAAGTGATTGTTCATCAAGTTACCATTCCTGAAGGCTTAACGGTTACGCAGATCATTAAGATTGTAAAGGATGTTGACAATTTAAGTGGAGAGATTATTCGAATTCCGGAAGAGGGGGCCTTGCTCCCAGAGACGTATAGCTACGTTCGCGGAGAGTCTCGTGAGAAAGTATTATCTCATATGCGTCGGGCAATGACTCAAGCCTTGAAGGAAGTCTGGGGCAGTCGCTCTGCTGATTTTCCTCTGAAATCACCAGAAGACCTCCTTGTATTAGCATCAATTATAGAAAAAGAAACAGGTGTTGCAGCCGAACGTCCACGCGTTGCAGCGGTGTTTTTAAATCGATTAAAAAAAGGAATGAAACTTCAATCAGATCCGACGGTTATCTATGGCTTAACAAGAGGGGAAAAACCCTTAGGTCGTCTTTTGACCTTGAATGATTTAAAACATGTATCCGATTATAATACCTATGTTATCCCGGCCTTGCCTCCTAAGCCCATAGCATGTCCGGGTCTTAAATCTTTGCAGTCCGTCGTCAGTCCCGCCAAAACACCCGATGTATATTTTGTAGCGGATGGTACGGGCGGCCATGCTTTTTCTGCAACCTATGACCAACATCTGCAAAATGTTAAAGAATGGCGCAAAGTCCAAAAGACTGACTAA
- a CDS encoding porin family protein has translation MKKVLKSSLVVASLVTLAATSTHANHPKSGFYAGAALGGTALTGKSNLSVRRNIPALGDVPQNFNPTIGDKNFAADIFVGFGKRFQCTWVGFEVLASLSSLNANAPLDITPLTTSDNGQFLSIKTTNAWGGTFNFGYYMNPTTKLYVKLGLESRRFRTNFNGTGNAAVAATDPNLLSIVKNTTSTAFVPGFGLETDLTPRLSLRTDYRIALHPRKTTNVTNSATQFSNIRTKPTVHYFNLGLVVKI, from the coding sequence ATGAAAAAAGTACTGAAAAGTAGTCTCGTTGTAGCAAGTCTTGTTACCCTCGCTGCCACATCTACCCATGCCAATCATCCGAAAAGTGGCTTTTATGCGGGCGCTGCCCTTGGCGGAACGGCACTAACAGGTAAAAGTAATTTGTCTGTACGCAGGAACATACCAGCTCTTGGAGATGTTCCCCAGAACTTTAACCCGACTATAGGCGACAAAAATTTTGCTGCCGATATTTTTGTTGGATTTGGAAAACGGTTTCAGTGCACCTGGGTTGGTTTTGAAGTTCTTGCTTCTCTTTCTTCCCTAAATGCCAATGCTCCCTTAGATATTACACCATTAACAACTTCTGATAATGGACAATTTTTATCTATTAAAACAACGAATGCTTGGGGTGGCACATTCAATTTTGGGTATTATATGAATCCAACAACCAAACTTTATGTAAAATTGGGCCTTGAATCCCGACGCTTCCGAACCAATTTTAATGGAACTGGGAATGCAGCCGTCGCAGCAACTGATCCCAATCTCCTTTCGATCGTCAAAAATACAACGAGTACCGCCTTTGTACCGGGATTCGGTTTAGAAACAGATCTAACCCCACGCTTGTCCCTTCGTACTGATTACCGTATCGCGTTACATCCCCGAAAGACAACGAATGTTACTAACTCAGCCACGCAGTTTAGTAATATTCGCACAAAACCAACTGTGCATTATTTCAACCTCGGCTTGGTTGTGAAAATCTAA
- a CDS encoding RNA pseudouridine synthase, translated as MTAEEMVARILYRDALILVLDKPSGIAVHTANGGLNNLERHFPALQFGLPNPPTLAHRLDRGTSGCLILARHKEAARRLGVLFKNNQIKKSYWAIVKGTFARDEGRIDFPLSKQSSSKKHWWMKVDEEFGISAITDYRVLGRGDGLTWVELTPQTGRTHQLRVHCAALGHPIVGDYIYDSSGETEPNAFLHLHARSLEIPLYPKKASISVVAAPPDHMREALNVCGCIS; from the coding sequence ATGACAGCTGAAGAAATGGTCGCCCGCATCCTTTACCGTGATGCTTTAATTCTTGTGTTGGATAAACCCTCAGGGATTGCGGTCCACACAGCAAATGGCGGGTTAAACAATTTAGAGCGCCATTTCCCTGCTCTTCAATTTGGGCTGCCAAACCCGCCTACCCTAGCCCATCGTCTTGACCGCGGCACCAGTGGTTGCTTAATTTTGGCCCGTCATAAAGAAGCCGCTCGACGTCTTGGTGTCCTATTTAAAAACAACCAAATTAAGAAATCCTATTGGGCTATTGTAAAAGGCACTTTCGCCCGGGATGAAGGGCGAATTGACTTCCCTTTAAGTAAACAATCCAGCAGCAAAAAACATTGGTGGATGAAAGTTGATGAGGAATTTGGTATTTCCGCCATTACAGATTACCGTGTTCTGGGGCGGGGCGATGGCTTGACATGGGTTGAACTTACACCGCAAACGGGACGCACTCATCAGTTGCGAGTTCATTGTGCCGCCTTGGGGCACCCCATTGTTGGCGATTATATTTACGATTCATCTGGCGAGACAGAGCCTAATGCCTTTCTCCACCTGCATGCACGATCTCTTGAAATTCCCCTTTACCCGAAAAAGGCCTCCATTTCTGTCGTAGCGGCACCACCCGACCACATGCGGGAAGCCTTAAATGTTTGTGGGTGTATTTCCTGA
- a CDS encoding BolA family transcriptional regulator, protein MENILRTKLTTALSPLILEIEDESHKHASHAGAKPWVEHGQSTHFHIKIVSALFTPLTRLERYRMVHDILKEELAGPIHALSLNLQTPEDIR, encoded by the coding sequence ATGGAAAATATTTTAAGAACAAAATTAACAACAGCTTTGAGTCCCCTTATTTTAGAAATTGAGGATGAATCCCACAAGCATGCCAGTCATGCTGGAGCCAAGCCTTGGGTAGAACACGGTCAAAGCACTCATTTTCATATTAAAATTGTCTCTGCACTATTCACCCCCCTCACCCGGTTAGAGAGGTACAGAATGGTTCATGATATTTTGAAAGAAGAATTGGCAGGCCCCATTCACGCACTTTCCCTCAATTTACAAACACCAGAAGACATAAGATGA
- a CDS encoding RlmE family RNA methyltransferase, protein MTRPPRPSQKAKNKSKSASKVGKTKLKDNRKRTASSKKWLIRQINDPYVIKAQDEGYRSRAAFKLIEIDAKYHFLKPGITIIDLGAAPGGWTQVAAKKLKVGTRKGTTLGSQIIAVDLQDMAPLKDVTILTADFTNDSTVQMILENLKGGADVLLSDMAAPACGMTDVDHIRIMNLVEAAYEFALLVLKPGGTFVAKVLQGGTEATLLTRLKKSFAKVSHFKPPASRKDSAEIYVVAQGFREK, encoded by the coding sequence GTGACGCGACCACCGCGCCCATCTCAAAAAGCAAAGAATAAAAGTAAAAGCGCTTCGAAAGTAGGCAAAACCAAACTTAAAGATAACCGGAAAAGAACAGCATCATCAAAGAAATGGCTGATTCGTCAGATAAACGATCCTTATGTTATCAAAGCACAAGATGAAGGGTATCGATCTCGTGCTGCGTTCAAACTTATTGAAATCGATGCGAAATACCACTTTCTAAAACCCGGGATTACCATTATTGATTTAGGAGCCGCTCCCGGAGGGTGGACACAAGTTGCTGCAAAGAAATTAAAAGTAGGCACAAGGAAAGGAACAACTCTGGGAAGTCAAATTATAGCCGTCGACCTTCAAGACATGGCTCCCTTAAAGGACGTAACAATCCTTACCGCCGATTTTACAAATGACTCCACGGTTCAAATGATTCTTGAAAACCTCAAGGGTGGCGCAGATGTCCTCTTAAGTGACATGGCAGCCCCAGCTTGTGGAATGACGGATGTGGATCACATTCGTATTATGAATTTGGTAGAGGCCGCTTATGAATTTGCTCTCCTCGTTTTAAAGCCAGGGGGAACGTTTGTTGCCAAAGTTCTTCAAGGGGGAACCGAAGCCACTCTTTTAACACGCCTCAAAAAATCTTTTGCAAAAGTGAGTCACTTTAAGCCGCCCGCAAGCCGCAAAGATTCCGCAGAAATTTATGTGGTGGCCCAGGGGTTTCGAGAAAAATAA
- a CDS encoding Ppx/GppA family phosphatase, with protein sequence MVVKTLSRKNAGRFPARPYQATSTDGAVIAAIDLGTTSCRLLVARPEGTSFRVIDSFSRVVRLGEGIQANNRLQPGAIARTIDALKICRDKIAKNNVSKIRAVTTEACRRAENSEDLLSLARAELSIDIEVITPLEEARLALSGCAAILDPQVPYAVAFDIGGGSTEIIWLKLMPSPKNRRSRIPIVQVIDCASLPFGVVTLSEIYGTRFTEFGIYQDLRQKVAQEVSRFSIKNNIQAFIEDGQVQMAGTSGTITTIGAIHLELQKYDRRFIDGLFLQLSDIHKVCGNLLKMTPLERSHSACIGPGRADLVLMGTAILEGICDVWALPYLRVADRGVREGILMDLLEEL encoded by the coding sequence ATGGTGGTGAAAACCTTATCAAGAAAAAACGCAGGAAGATTTCCTGCGAGGCCTTATCAAGCTACTTCTACTGACGGAGCAGTCATTGCGGCTATTGATCTGGGCACAACCTCCTGTCGCTTATTGGTTGCTCGTCCAGAAGGCACCAGTTTTCGTGTTATCGACTCATTCTCGCGTGTGGTTCGTCTGGGTGAAGGAATTCAGGCAAATAATAGATTACAACCAGGCGCCATCGCCCGTACCATTGATGCGTTGAAAATTTGTCGGGATAAAATTGCCAAAAATAATGTTAGTAAAATTAGAGCCGTTACAACCGAAGCGTGCCGTCGAGCCGAAAACAGTGAGGATCTATTGAGTCTTGCTCGCGCAGAACTTAGTATTGATATTGAAGTCATTACTCCTCTTGAAGAAGCTCGGCTCGCTTTATCCGGCTGCGCCGCTATTCTTGACCCCCAAGTTCCCTATGCTGTTGCCTTTGATATTGGCGGGGGCAGTACAGAAATCATTTGGCTAAAATTAATGCCCTCTCCTAAAAATCGCAGATCCCGTATTCCTATTGTTCAAGTTATTGACTGTGCCTCTCTTCCTTTTGGCGTTGTCACGTTGAGTGAAATTTATGGCACCCGATTTACAGAGTTTGGCATTTACCAAGACTTACGTCAAAAAGTTGCGCAAGAAGTCAGTCGTTTTTCTATCAAAAACAATATTCAAGCCTTTATTGAAGATGGACAAGTTCAAATGGCGGGTACATCAGGTACGATCACAACGATTGGGGCTATTCACTTAGAATTGCAAAAGTACGATCGTCGTTTCATAGATGGACTGTTCTTGCAACTTAGCGATATCCATAAAGTCTGTGGAAATCTGCTTAAAATGACACCATTGGAGCGTTCTCACAGCGCCTGTATTGGACCCGGGCGCGCTGACCTTGTGTTAATGGGTACCGCTATATTGGAAGGTATTTGTGATGTATGGGCATTGCCCTACTTACGCGTTGCTGACAGAGGCGTTCGCGAAGGTATATTAATGGATTTGTTAGAGGAGCTATAG
- a CDS encoding undecaprenyl/decaprenyl-phosphate alpha-N-acetylglucosaminyl 1-phosphate transferase, with translation MPRFVPYPFLITFLITFVLSLLLTRAMIFFNIRDIPVDRSAHIKPTPRAGGVAVVISFFVGAGFYCSLFPPPHSFSWEFLALVSGAIFLGAGVSFIDDISHVPYRIRLLIQSLIAMVFVGVDLKIQCLALEGYAILPLVEFFLTLLFIVFVTNAANFVDGLNGLLSGSVMVALPFMIGTTVLLPNSAFADYWTYVICIALLAAILGFYIYNFPKGRIFLGDVGSVFIGLMIGIIALMGQKGQAEQPTWLFINARLFLLIYPLGFIWFDPVFTVARRLILGRSMFEPNRDFLLHLLNRAGYSHAQVSGIYYMSVIILGTMAILTPLGYLSFIGLVIGYVILQIMFVFWVFYQAKRANLQI, from the coding sequence ATGCCCCGTTTTGTACCCTATCCGTTTCTGATCACTTTCTTGATAACCTTTGTGCTATCACTCTTGCTAACTCGGGCTATGATTTTTTTTAATATTAGGGATATTCCCGTGGATCGTTCGGCCCATATTAAGCCAACGCCAAGAGCAGGAGGGGTAGCGGTGGTTATCAGCTTTTTTGTTGGGGCTGGATTTTACTGCTCTTTATTTCCGCCTCCCCACAGCTTTTCTTGGGAATTTTTGGCACTTGTTTCGGGGGCAATATTTTTAGGGGCGGGGGTTAGTTTTATCGATGATATCTCTCATGTTCCTTATCGGATAAGGTTGCTCATTCAGAGTCTAATCGCCATGGTTTTCGTCGGGGTGGATCTAAAAATTCAGTGTCTCGCTTTAGAGGGATACGCCATTCTTCCCCTTGTAGAGTTTTTCCTCACTCTTCTTTTTATTGTTTTTGTCACCAATGCGGCAAACTTTGTGGATGGACTCAATGGTCTATTGTCAGGATCCGTTATGGTAGCCCTTCCTTTTATGATTGGGACAACGGTTCTTCTTCCCAATTCTGCTTTTGCAGATTATTGGACATATGTCATTTGTATAGCTTTGCTGGCAGCTATACTCGGCTTTTACATTTATAATTTTCCTAAAGGTCGTATTTTTTTAGGTGATGTTGGAAGTGTGTTCATTGGACTCATGATTGGGATCATTGCTTTAATGGGGCAGAAAGGTCAGGCTGAACAACCAACGTGGCTGTTTATCAATGCTCGTCTTTTTCTTCTCATCTACCCTTTAGGGTTTATTTGGTTTGATCCTGTTTTTACAGTGGCACGAAGATTAATATTAGGACGCTCTATGTTTGAACCTAATCGTGATTTTTTGCTTCATCTTCTGAACAGAGCAGGATACTCACACGCTCAAGTGAGTGGGATATATTATATGAGTGTCATCATACTGGGTACAATGGCGATTTTAACGCCGTTAGGGTATTTGTCCTTTATTGGGTTGGTTATTGGGTATGTTATTTTACAAATAATGTTTGTCTTTTGGGTATTCTATCAAGCAAAACGAGCAAACCTACAAATTTAA